One segment of Neoarius graeffei isolate fNeoGra1 chromosome 20, fNeoGra1.pri, whole genome shotgun sequence DNA contains the following:
- the LOC132869252 gene encoding uncharacterized protein LOC132869252, with amino-acid sequence MEVGAVVQIPNAPEAALDRARAYHIPRKHPHHVQKYIELTTAKRKRVSGASTTSKQATLTQSLTTTPQKRIDKAVVKYVVHGLRPFSVVEQEPFRELVKDLVPNAKMMSRVTLTSMIDDGFKQMKTALTEAMKGVDHIATTTDCWSVRRRGFIGVTAHWIDPETLQRCSAVLACRQLRGSHTFDLLANALNDIHAEFEIRGKIVRTTTDNGSNFVKAFRVFGEDENNNAEGVEEAEESAQSEEEDDGGVDEDEDVQYVDTAALLNEDDGFEFQLPRHQCCACRILNLITSEDSTNATSNDAYKKLHHAMFGKCYGLWNKCGRSTLAAEMIEDVCSIQLLRPNKTRWNSLFMAVERLLRINKEKGEGALRAIATDLKVQPSGTYISH; translated from the exons aGAAAGCATCCGCACCATGTTCAAAAATACatcgagctgaccacagcaaagcGGAAAAGGGTCAGTGGAGCATCCACCACCAGCAAGCAGGCCACGTTAACACAGTCCTTGACCACGACACCTCAGAAGAGAATTGACAAGGCCGTCGTTAAATACGTTGTACATGGGCTTCGGCCATTTTCTGTAGTTGAGCAGGAACCTTTCAGAGAATTAGTTAAGGACCTTGTCCCTAATGCCAAAATGATGTCCCGGGTGACTCTCACCTCCATGATTGATGATGGCTTCAAACAAATGAAAACGGCTCTGACTGAGGCAATGAAGGGGGTCGACCACATTGCCACTACTACCGACTGTTGGTCTGTCAGAAGGCGAGGCTTCATCGGTGTTACTGCACACTGGATTGACCCTGAGACTCTTCAAAGATGTTCAGCGGTCTTAGCTTGCAGACAGTTGAGGGGTTCACACACATTTGACCTGCTAGCCAATGCTCTGAATGACATACACGCGGAATTTGAGATTCGAGGCAAGATTGTGAGGACGACCACTGATAATGGTTCGAACTTTGTCAAGGCTTTCCGAGTGTTTGGGGAAGATGAGAACAACAATGCAGAGGGAGTTGAGGAAGCTGAAGAGTCTGCACAGTCTGAAGAGGAAGACGATGGTGGAGTGGATGAGGACGAAGATGTACAGTACGTTGATACGGcagctcttctaaatgaagatgaTGGCTTTGAATTTCAACTACCGAGACACCAATGCTGTGCTTGTCGTATCTTAAATCTAATCACTAGTGAAGATTCCACAAATGCAACCTCCAATGATGCATACAAAAAACTGCACCATGCAATGTTTGGCAAGTGTTACGGCCTATGGAACAAATGTGGAAGATCCACACTTGCAGCTGAGAtgattgaagatgtctgttccattCAGCTTCTAAGACCAAATAAAACAAGGTGGAATTCCTTGTTCATGGCCGTGGAACGCCTACTCCGGATTAATAAAGAGAAGGGAGAGGGGGCCCTAAGAGCTATTGCCACCGACCTGAAG GTTCAACCCAGCGGAACTTACATTTCTCACTGA